A genomic region of Thunnus albacares chromosome 2, fThuAlb1.1, whole genome shotgun sequence contains the following coding sequences:
- the LOC122990212 gene encoding ankyrin repeat domain-containing protein 31-like isoform X3 has translation MATKAMSKQDVRPCCSGKRNILPAYKNSLTGKKVTWPKSVVTYTGKTLSLQVVNQRNHFGENLLHKAVLQGDIQMLKDILKLGPDVNMTDNAGWTALHEAVLRDQYEATLYLINAGALINVAAHNGVTPLHDAIRDGHKRIAELLLKHGANPLLKADDGETAFGINTEPSLRVLMEKNIPKDSPSAASGNRREELSGWTPLHEAALCGHYDVILDLIKAGAQVNATACNGDTPLHDAIANGHMKIVSALLRHGANPKLTGKGGQMALTTAAEPFPQRLVEENMTQNKRKDLPALTYQEKTHDDAQLDTGEDVFLNPQKATECKLNTELQSDDTDMGQTSARSQTAAVDMQENQKKSSTSPNVKASSPPPPLPLTSSPLQRSTPCCIPAPPKTPLCSTPVYASLFEGGTEEEDNESDQTVDYLDGSSDESVDWAVKATQNFNLSSGSLEAHVEDTYMYTFPTEMV, from the exons ATGGCTACAAAGGCAAT GAGCAAACAGGATGTGAGGCCTTGCTGCAGTGGTAAGAGGAACATTCTACCAGCATATAAGAATTCTCTGACAG GCAAGAAAGTTACATGGCCCAAATCAGTAGTGACCTACACTGGCAAGACTCTTTCTCTGCAAGTTGTTAACCAGAGGAATCACTTCGGAGAGAATTTACTACATAAGGCTGTGCTACAGGGAGATATCCAGATGCTAAAAGACATCCTGAAACTGGGGCCAGATGTCAACATGACTGATAATGCAG GATGGACGGCCCTTCATGAAGCCGTACTCCGTGATCAGTATGAGGCCACTTTGTATTTGATTAACGCTGGAGCTCTGATCAATGTTGCAGCACATAATGGAGTCACACCTCTACATGATGCCATCAGAGATGGCCATAAAAGG ATTGCTGAGCTACTCCTGAAACATGGTGCAAACCCACTGCTGAAAGCCGACGATGGAGAAACAGCATTTGGCATTAATACAGAGCCTTCTCTACGAGTACTAATGGAGAAAAACATTCCTAAAGACAGCCCCTCTGCTGCATCtggaaacagaagagaagaacTATCAG GATGGACCCCTCTTCATGAAGCAGCACTTTGTGGTCACTATGATGTCATTTTGGACCTGATAAAGGCTGGAGCTCAGGTCAATGCTACAGCATGTAACGGAGACACACCACTACATGATGCCATTGCAAATGGCCACATGAAG ATTGTCAGCGCGCTGCTCAGACACGGTGCAAACCCAAAGCTAACCGGTAAGGGAGGACAGATGGCCTTGACAACTGCTGCAGAGCCCTTCCCACAGAGACTAGTGGAAGAAAACATGAcccaaaacaaaagaaaggatCTCCCAG CTCTGACGTACCAAGAGAAAACTCATGATGACGCACAGCTTGACACA GGAGAAGACGTCTTCTTAAACCCACAGAAGGCCACAGAGTGTAAGTTGAACACAGAACTTCAATCAGATGACACTGACATGGGTCAGACCAGCGCCCgatcacagacagctgctgtggATATGCAAGAGAACCAGAAGAAATCAAGTACATCACCTAATG TGAAGGCCagctctcctccccctcccctccctctgacGTCATCACCTCTACAACGCAGCACCCCCTGTTGTATTCCTGCTCCTCCAAAAACTCCGTTGTGTTCAACACCAGTGTATGCCAGCTTGTTTGAGGGTGgtacagaagaggaagacaaTGAAAGCGACCAAACTGTGGATTACCTTGATGGTAGTTCAGATGAGTCAGTGGACTGGGCTGTTAAAGCCACACAGAACTTTAACCTTTCCTCAGGTAGCTTGGAAGCACATGTTGAAGATACCTATATGTATACCTTTCCCACTGAAATGGTATAA
- the LOC122990184 gene encoding 3-hydroxy-3-methylglutaryl-coenzyme A reductase-like produces the protein MLTRLFRMHGLLVASHPWEVIVGTVTLTICMMSMNMFTGNDQICGWNFDCPKTEEQILSSDIIILTITRCIAIVYIYFQFQNLRQLGSKYILGIAGLFTIFSSFVFSTVVIHFLDKELTGLNEALPFFLLLIDLSKACALAKFALSSSSQDEVRDNIARGMAVLGPTFTLDALVECLVIGVGTMSGVRQLEIMCCFGCMSVLANYFVFMTFFPACVSLVLELSRESQEGHPIWQLSHFSRVMEEEEDNKPNPVTQRVKMIMSLGLVMVHAHSRWIAEPSSINTTVGIPQVGMELDHLSPRRIEPEKPLWHFYLTRMITMDIEQVICLALALLLAIKYIFFEQVEMESTLSLKNPITMSAPTLAPRRPTETCCRKEPPAPRPLAPVQSMADHTPANKEERDEVIRPLPAPATDPQPKSVFVVGEEEEELKSDTTQPNPPPKPRGLDECVAILNNPELGPRFLSDAEVMLLVNSKHIPAYKLEAMMERPERGVAIRRQMISAKLPSPSALSSLPYTDYDYSKVMGTCCENVIGYMPVPVGVAGPLHLDGKQFQVPMATTEGCLVASTNRGCRAIALGGGASSRILADSMTRGPVVRLPSACQAAEVKAWLESTDGFQDIKEAFDNTSRFARLQKLLVGLAGKNLYIRFHSKTGDAMGMNMISKGTEQALSRLQQHFPELQLVAVSGNYCTDKKPAAINWIEGRGKSAVCEATIPAKVVREVLKTTTEALVDVNINKNLVGSAMAGSIGGFNAHAANLVAAIYIACGQDPAQSVGSSNCITLMEASGPTGEDLYISCTMPSIELGTVGGGTNLPPQQACLQMLGVQGASQECPGENARQLARVVCATVLAGELSLMAALAAGHLVKSHMTHNRSKVNLQETPGTCTKKAS, from the exons ATGCTGACCCGTCTGTTCCGTATGCATGGCCTCCTGGTGGCCTCCCACCCCTGGGAGGTGATCGTTGGCACTGTCACCCTCACCATCTGTATGATGTCCATGAACATGTTCACTGGCAATGACCAGATCTGTGGATGGAACTTTGACTGCCCTAAAACAGAGGAG caaATTCTTAGCAGTGATATCATCATCCTGACCATCACACGTTGCATCGCCATCGTCTATATTTACTTCCAGTTCCAGAATCTGAGACAACTTGGATCCAAATATATTCTAG GCATAGCTGGCCTTTTCACCATATTCTCCAGCTTCGTATTCAGCACAGTGGTAATTCACTTCCTTGATAAAGAGCTCACTGGTCTCAA TGAGGCTCTTCCCTTCTTTCTGCTTCTCATCGACCTCTCCAAAGCATGTGCTCTCGCTAAGTTCGCCTTAAGCTCCAGTTCTCAG GATGAAGTGAGGGACAACATTGCTCGTGGCATGGCAGTACTTGGACCCACCTTCACTTTAGACGCCCTGGTGGAGTGTTTAGTGATCGGAGTGGGAACCATGTCAG GTGTTCGGCAGTTGGAAATCATGTGCTGCTTTGGCTGCATGTCTGTCTTGGCCAACTACTTTGTGTTCATGACATTCTTCCCTGCGTGTGTCTCACTGGTGCTGGAG CTGTCCCGTGAGAGTCAAGAGGGCCATCCTATCTGGCAGCTGAGCCACTTCTCCAGAGtaatggaggaagaggaggacaacaAACCCAACCCTGTAACCCAGAGAGTCAAAATGATTATG TCTCTGGGCCTGGTGATGGTTCATGCCCACAGCCGGTGGATTGCTGAGCCCTCGTCCATCAACACCACAGTGGGCATCCCACAGGTTGGCATGGAGCTGGACCACCTGTCCCCCAGGAGGATCGAGCCAGAGAAACCCCTCTGGCACTTCTACCTGACTAG GATGATAACAATGGACATAGAGCAGGTGATCTGTCTGGCCTTGGCCCTGTTGCTGGCCATCAAGTACATCTTCTTTGAGCAGGTTGAGATGGAGTCTACGCTGTCACTGAAGAACCCAATCACTATGTCTGCCCCCACCCTGGCACCACGACGACCCACTGAGACCTGCTGCAGGAAGGAGCCGCCTGCTCCCCGACCCCTCGCCCCTGTCCAGAGCATGGCTGATCACACCCCAGCCAACAAGGAAGAGAGGG ATGAGGTTATCCGTCCCCTGCCTGCTCCAGCCACCGATCCCCAGCCAAAGAGTGTCTTTGTCgtaggggaggaagaggaagagctcAAGTCCGACACCACTCAACCGAACCCCCCGCCAAAGCCCAGAGGCCTGGACGAATGTGTGGCAATCCTCAACAACCCTGAG CTGGGGCCTCGTTTCCTAAGTGATGCTGAGGTGATGCTACTGGTCAATTCCAAACACATCCCTGCCTACAAACTAGAGGCCATGATGGAGAGACCAGAGAGAGGAGTGGCCATACGCAGACAGATGATATCAGCAAAGCTTCCCTCTCCATCTGCACTCTCCTCCCTACCGTACACCGACTACGACTACTCCAAG GTTATGGGCACCTGCTGTGAGAATGTGATTGGCTACATGCCTGTACCAGTGGGTGTGGCTGGACCGCTGCATTTGGATGGGAAGCAGTTTCAGGTTCCCATGGCAACCACCGAGGGCTGTTTAGTTGCCAGCACCAACCGTGGTTGTCGAGCAATCGCT CTGGGAGGTGGAGCCAGCAGTCGTATCCTGGCTGACAGCATGACTCGAGGACCCGTAGTGAGGCTGCCCTCTGCCTGCCAGGCTGCTGAGGTCAAGGCCTGGCTGGAGAGCACAGATGGTTTCCAGGATATCAAAGAGGCCTTTGACAACACCAGCAG GTTTGCTCGGCTCCAGAAGCTGCTGGTTGGTCTTGCTGGGAAAAATCTCTACATACGCTTCCATTCCAAGACAGGAGATGCCATGGGGATGAACATGATCTCTAAG GGCACAGAGCAGGCTTTGAGCAGACTGCAGCAGCACTTCCCAGAGCTGCAGCTGGTGGCTGTCAGCGGGAACTACTGCACTGACAAAAAACCAGCCGCCATCAACTGGATCGAAGGCAGGGGCAAGTCTGCGGTCTGTGAGGCCACCATCCCTGCTAAAGTTGTCAGAGAG GTTTTGAAGACCACAACAGAAGCTCTGGTGGACGTGAACATCAATAAAAACCTGGTTGGCTCAGCCATGGCCGGCAGCATTGGCGGGTTTAACGCTCACGCAGCTAACTTGGTAGCAGCCATCTATATCGCCTGTGGACAG GATCCAGCACAGTCAGTGGGCAGCAGTAACTGCATCACCCTGATGGAGGCATCAGGACCAACAGGGGAGGACCTGTACATCAGCTGCACCATGCCCTCTATAGAGCTGGGCACTGTAGGAGGGGGCACCAACCTGCCCCCCCAACAAGCCTGCCTCCAG ATGCTGGGCGTGCAGGGAGCCAGTCAGGAATGTCCAGGGGAGAACGCTCGGCAGCTGGCCAGGGTGGTGTGTGCCACTGTGCTGGCTGGAGAGCTCTCACTGATGGCTGCTCTGGCAGCTGGTCACCTGGTCAAGAGTCACATGACACACAACAG ATCCAAGGTGAACCTACAGGAGACTCCAGGAACGTGCACCAAGAAAGCCTCCTGA
- the LOC122990212 gene encoding ankyrin repeat domain-containing protein 31-like isoform X2 has product MATKAMSKQDVRPCCSGKKVTWPKSVVTYTGKTLSLQVVNQRNHFGENLLHKAVLQGDIQMLKDILKLGPDVNMTDNAGWTALHEAVLRDQYEATLYLINAGALINVAAHNGVTPLHDAIRDGHKRIAELLLKHGANPLLKADDGETAFGINTEPSLRVLMEKNIPKDSPSAASGNRREELSVSGTQLAYNARRSQAGSSQSLGSTAKRDKYQAGRREDSNSCTVTYKERVVPVKNVHRKNCFGETLLHKAAKEGNIQTVRQFLELGADVNMADNAGWTPLHEAALCGHYDVILDLIKAGAQVNATACNGDTPLHDAIANGHMKIVSALLRHGANPKLTGKGGQMALTTAAEPFPQRLVEENMTQNKRKDLPALTYQEKTHDDAQLDTGEDVFLNPQKATECKLNTELQSDDTDMGQTSARSQTAAVDMQENQKKSSTSPNVKASSPPPPLPLTSSPLQRSTPCCIPAPPKTPLCSTPVYASLFEGGTEEEDNESDQTVDYLDGSSDESVDWAVKATQNFNLSSGSLEAHVEDTYMYTFPTEMV; this is encoded by the exons ATGGCTACAAAGGCAAT GAGCAAACAGGATGTGAGGCCTTGCTGCAGTG GCAAGAAAGTTACATGGCCCAAATCAGTAGTGACCTACACTGGCAAGACTCTTTCTCTGCAAGTTGTTAACCAGAGGAATCACTTCGGAGAGAATTTACTACATAAGGCTGTGCTACAGGGAGATATCCAGATGCTAAAAGACATCCTGAAACTGGGGCCAGATGTCAACATGACTGATAATGCAG GATGGACGGCCCTTCATGAAGCCGTACTCCGTGATCAGTATGAGGCCACTTTGTATTTGATTAACGCTGGAGCTCTGATCAATGTTGCAGCACATAATGGAGTCACACCTCTACATGATGCCATCAGAGATGGCCATAAAAGG ATTGCTGAGCTACTCCTGAAACATGGTGCAAACCCACTGCTGAAAGCCGACGATGGAGAAACAGCATTTGGCATTAATACAGAGCCTTCTCTACGAGTACTAATGGAGAAAAACATTCCTAAAGACAGCCCCTCTGCTGCATCtggaaacagaagagaagaacTATCAG TATCAGGAACACAGCTTGCGTACAACGCTAGACGATCACAGGCCGGTTCATCCCAAAGCCTGGGCAGCACTGCAAAGAGGGACAAGTATCAAGCAGGGAGGAGGGAAGACTCAAACAGTTGTACAGTGACATACAAAGAAAGAGTTGTacctgtgaaaaatgtccacagGAAAAATTGTTTTGGAGAGACTTTGCTGCACAAGGCTGCCAAAGAGGGAAACATTCAAACAGTGCGCCAGTTTCTGGAGCTGGGGGCTGATGTCAACATGGCAGACAATGCag GATGGACCCCTCTTCATGAAGCAGCACTTTGTGGTCACTATGATGTCATTTTGGACCTGATAAAGGCTGGAGCTCAGGTCAATGCTACAGCATGTAACGGAGACACACCACTACATGATGCCATTGCAAATGGCCACATGAAG ATTGTCAGCGCGCTGCTCAGACACGGTGCAAACCCAAAGCTAACCGGTAAGGGAGGACAGATGGCCTTGACAACTGCTGCAGAGCCCTTCCCACAGAGACTAGTGGAAGAAAACATGAcccaaaacaaaagaaaggatCTCCCAG CTCTGACGTACCAAGAGAAAACTCATGATGACGCACAGCTTGACACA GGAGAAGACGTCTTCTTAAACCCACAGAAGGCCACAGAGTGTAAGTTGAACACAGAACTTCAATCAGATGACACTGACATGGGTCAGACCAGCGCCCgatcacagacagctgctgtggATATGCAAGAGAACCAGAAGAAATCAAGTACATCACCTAATG TGAAGGCCagctctcctccccctcccctccctctgacGTCATCACCTCTACAACGCAGCACCCCCTGTTGTATTCCTGCTCCTCCAAAAACTCCGTTGTGTTCAACACCAGTGTATGCCAGCTTGTTTGAGGGTGgtacagaagaggaagacaaTGAAAGCGACCAAACTGTGGATTACCTTGATGGTAGTTCAGATGAGTCAGTGGACTGGGCTGTTAAAGCCACACAGAACTTTAACCTTTCCTCAGGTAGCTTGGAAGCACATGTTGAAGATACCTATATGTATACCTTTCCCACTGAAATGGTATAA
- the LOC122990212 gene encoding ankyrin repeat domain-containing protein 31-like isoform X1: MATKAMSKQDVRPCCSGKRNILPAYKNSLTGKKVTWPKSVVTYTGKTLSLQVVNQRNHFGENLLHKAVLQGDIQMLKDILKLGPDVNMTDNAGWTALHEAVLRDQYEATLYLINAGALINVAAHNGVTPLHDAIRDGHKRIAELLLKHGANPLLKADDGETAFGINTEPSLRVLMEKNIPKDSPSAASGNRREELSVSGTQLAYNARRSQAGSSQSLGSTAKRDKYQAGRREDSNSCTVTYKERVVPVKNVHRKNCFGETLLHKAAKEGNIQTVRQFLELGADVNMADNAGWTPLHEAALCGHYDVILDLIKAGAQVNATACNGDTPLHDAIANGHMKIVSALLRHGANPKLTGKGGQMALTTAAEPFPQRLVEENMTQNKRKDLPALTYQEKTHDDAQLDTGEDVFLNPQKATECKLNTELQSDDTDMGQTSARSQTAAVDMQENQKKSSTSPNVKASSPPPPLPLTSSPLQRSTPCCIPAPPKTPLCSTPVYASLFEGGTEEEDNESDQTVDYLDGSSDESVDWAVKATQNFNLSSGSLEAHVEDTYMYTFPTEMV, from the exons ATGGCTACAAAGGCAAT GAGCAAACAGGATGTGAGGCCTTGCTGCAGTGGTAAGAGGAACATTCTACCAGCATATAAGAATTCTCTGACAG GCAAGAAAGTTACATGGCCCAAATCAGTAGTGACCTACACTGGCAAGACTCTTTCTCTGCAAGTTGTTAACCAGAGGAATCACTTCGGAGAGAATTTACTACATAAGGCTGTGCTACAGGGAGATATCCAGATGCTAAAAGACATCCTGAAACTGGGGCCAGATGTCAACATGACTGATAATGCAG GATGGACGGCCCTTCATGAAGCCGTACTCCGTGATCAGTATGAGGCCACTTTGTATTTGATTAACGCTGGAGCTCTGATCAATGTTGCAGCACATAATGGAGTCACACCTCTACATGATGCCATCAGAGATGGCCATAAAAGG ATTGCTGAGCTACTCCTGAAACATGGTGCAAACCCACTGCTGAAAGCCGACGATGGAGAAACAGCATTTGGCATTAATACAGAGCCTTCTCTACGAGTACTAATGGAGAAAAACATTCCTAAAGACAGCCCCTCTGCTGCATCtggaaacagaagagaagaacTATCAG TATCAGGAACACAGCTTGCGTACAACGCTAGACGATCACAGGCCGGTTCATCCCAAAGCCTGGGCAGCACTGCAAAGAGGGACAAGTATCAAGCAGGGAGGAGGGAAGACTCAAACAGTTGTACAGTGACATACAAAGAAAGAGTTGTacctgtgaaaaatgtccacagGAAAAATTGTTTTGGAGAGACTTTGCTGCACAAGGCTGCCAAAGAGGGAAACATTCAAACAGTGCGCCAGTTTCTGGAGCTGGGGGCTGATGTCAACATGGCAGACAATGCag GATGGACCCCTCTTCATGAAGCAGCACTTTGTGGTCACTATGATGTCATTTTGGACCTGATAAAGGCTGGAGCTCAGGTCAATGCTACAGCATGTAACGGAGACACACCACTACATGATGCCATTGCAAATGGCCACATGAAG ATTGTCAGCGCGCTGCTCAGACACGGTGCAAACCCAAAGCTAACCGGTAAGGGAGGACAGATGGCCTTGACAACTGCTGCAGAGCCCTTCCCACAGAGACTAGTGGAAGAAAACATGAcccaaaacaaaagaaaggatCTCCCAG CTCTGACGTACCAAGAGAAAACTCATGATGACGCACAGCTTGACACA GGAGAAGACGTCTTCTTAAACCCACAGAAGGCCACAGAGTGTAAGTTGAACACAGAACTTCAATCAGATGACACTGACATGGGTCAGACCAGCGCCCgatcacagacagctgctgtggATATGCAAGAGAACCAGAAGAAATCAAGTACATCACCTAATG TGAAGGCCagctctcctccccctcccctccctctgacGTCATCACCTCTACAACGCAGCACCCCCTGTTGTATTCCTGCTCCTCCAAAAACTCCGTTGTGTTCAACACCAGTGTATGCCAGCTTGTTTGAGGGTGgtacagaagaggaagacaaTGAAAGCGACCAAACTGTGGATTACCTTGATGGTAGTTCAGATGAGTCAGTGGACTGGGCTGTTAAAGCCACACAGAACTTTAACCTTTCCTCAGGTAGCTTGGAAGCACATGTTGAAGATACCTATATGTATACCTTTCCCACTGAAATGGTATAA